One genomic segment of Helianthus annuus cultivar XRQ/B chromosome 14, HanXRQr2.0-SUNRISE, whole genome shotgun sequence includes these proteins:
- the LOC110908670 gene encoding beta-amyrin 28-monooxygenase — MDEQPGAHTQTMIQVLTPLLLFVALYVFWNVYNKRSKINLPPGSFGWPFLGETLALVRANLDGVPERFVQERIEKYGSSLVFKTSLLGERVAVLCGPAGHKFRFANENKLVGAWWPLPITRLLGESLITTGGDEAKWIRRRMLSYLGPDAFATHYIATMDVVTRRHIDIHWRGKEQVNVFQTVKLYAFELACRLFLSLEEPNHIAKLASLFNIFLKGMLEWPISFPGTRFYSAIKATDTIRMDLMMIIKARRVEIEEGKVSSSQDLLSHLLTSSDENGRYLTEKDIANNILVLLFAGHDTSTAAITFLIKSLGEHPDIYDKVLKEQLEISKAKEVGGLLNWEDIQKMRYSWNVVSEVMRLNPPATGAFREALVDIEYAGYTIPKGWKIYLSYASLHKDIANFEDVTRFDPSRFEGAGPTPFTYVPFGGGPRMCVGKEFARLEILTFLHDIVTNFKWELLIPEEKIEYDPMPIPVKGLPIRLRPHQVELF; from the exons ATGGACGAACAGCCAGGGGCTCACACACAAACAATGATTCAAGTTCTCACTCCGCTTCTCCTCTTCGTCGCTTTATACGTCTTCTGGAATGTTTACAATAAAAGAAGCAAAATCAATCTTCCACCGGGAAGCTTCGGATGGCCGTTTCTGGGAGAAACTCTCGCGTTGGTACGTGCAAACTTGGATGGAGTTCCAGAGAGATTCGTTCAAGAACGGATCGAAAAATACGGCAGCTCTCTAGTGTTTAAGACGTCATTACTTGGCGAACGTGTGGCCGTACTGTGTGGTCCTGCCGGCCACAAATTTCGGTTTGCGAATGAGAACAAGCTGGTGGGTGCGTGGTGGCCGTTGCCGATTACGAGGCTTTTGGGGGAGAGCCTGATTACAACTGGTGGCGATGAAGCAAAGTGGATAAGGAGGAGGATGTTATCGTATCTTGGTCCCGATGCTTTCGCCACTCACTATATTGCGACTATGGATGTTGTCACTCGTCGCCATATCGATATTCATTGGCGAG GCAAGGAACAGGTAAACGTATTCCAAACCGTTAAGTTATACGCCTTTGAGCTTGCTTGCCGTTTATTTCTTAGCCTCGAGGAGCCAAACCACATTGCAAAACTTGCTTCCTTGTTCAACATATTTTTGAAAGGAATGCTGGAGTGGCCTATAAGTTTCCCAGGGACACGGTTTTATAGCGCAATTAAGGCAACAGATACCATTAGGATGGATCTCATGATGATTATCAAAGCAAGAAGAGTGGAAATTGAAGAAGGAAAGGTGTCATCTTCACAAGACCTCTTATCGCATTTGCTTACATCTTCAGACGAAAATGGTAGGTATTTAACGGAGAAAGACATTGCAAACAACATCTTGGTACTACTCTTTGCTGGTCATGACACCTCCACTGCTGCTATCACTTTTCTCATCAAGAGTCTTGGTGAACACCCTGATATTTATGACAAAGTGTTGAAAG AGCAATTAGAGATTTCTAAGGCAAAGGAAGTTGGGGGATTGCTAAATTGGGAGGACATACAAAAGATGAGATACTCTTGGAATGTAGTATCTGAAGTCATGAGACTAAATCCACCTGCCACTGGAGCCTTTAGAGAGGCCCTGGTGGATATAGAGTATGCAGGTTATACGATCCCCAAAGGATGGAAG ATATACTTAAGTTATGCGTCATTACATAAGGATATCGCTAACTTTGAAGATGTGACACGGTTCGATCCATCAAGGTTTGAAGGTGCAGGACCAACTCCATTCACATATGTGCCATTTGGAGGGGGTCCTAGGATGTGTGTAGGGAAAGAATTTGCTAGATTGGAAATACTTACCTTCCTTCATGACATCGTAACCAATTTCAAATGGGAACTGTTGATACCTGAAGAGAAAATTGAATATGATCCTATGCCTATTCCTGTAAAAGGGCTTCCGATTCGCCTCCGTCCTCATCAGGTTGAATTATTTTAG